One genomic window of Methyloterricola oryzae includes the following:
- a CDS encoding DUF6316 family protein: MRAYAMFKVTRIFCQTNSETQLPEWFFQAREGIIGPYESRDEAEQVLQGFIVHCQSRGADGGRGGRQKQGLALEPMEPFRVAWQFDPVKRKKGIDSIN; the protein is encoded by the coding sequence TTGAGAGCCTATGCCATGTTTAAAGTGACTCGCATATTCTGTCAGACCAACAGCGAAACTCAGTTGCCCGAGTGGTTCTTCCAGGCCCGGGAGGGCATTATTGGCCCCTATGAAAGTCGTGATGAGGCTGAACAAGTGCTCCAGGGTTTCATAGTCCATTGCCAGTCACGCGGTGCAGACGGAGGACGGGGCGGTCGCCAGAAGCAGGGTCTGGCGCTTGAGCCTATGGAACCCTTCCGGGTGGCCTGGCAGTTTGATCCGGTGAAGCGCAAGAAAGGCATTGACTCGATCAACTGA